The Candidatus Binataceae bacterium genomic interval GCCTGCAGTTGGGGGTCAAGCAACGCCCGCTGGTGATGGTGGGCGACGGCGCCTTTCAGATGACCGGGATGGAGATTGCTCATGCCCCACTGCTCAGGCTCAACCCGATCGTGGTGGTGATCAACAATGGCGGCTGGCAGATTTTTCGTCCCGTCGTCGAACGGCCCGACCTGCTCGCCATCCCATCCTGGCCCTATGCCAAGCTGGGGCAGGACTGGGGCGGGCGGGGATTCTTGGCCAACACCGTCGGCGAACTGCAGCAGGCCTTAGAAGAAGCCCACAAGGGAGAGAGCTTCGCCCTAATCGAGGCCCGGCTGGCGATGGACGACCTATCTCCAGTCAGCCTCAAATACATCGAGGCCGCAGCGCGCCGTTCCCGGGCTCCAGCCCAGCCAGCGCGGGAGCCGCAATAGCTGCTCGCCTAGCATGCCTCACAGCGCGCGCTTGACCGGGGTCCGCAGTGGACGCTGGCGCAACCACGCTGGCCCCAGCACAAGGGCTAGCACCGCAATCGCCGCGGCGATCATCAGCCAGTTGCCGGTGTGACGGGCAAAGGCGGCGAAGCGCTCCCATTGATCGCCCAGGACAAAGCCCAGGTAGCTGATCGTGGTACACCAAAGCGCGGCACCCAGGACGTTGAAGAACAGAAACCGCCAAAACCGCATCCTCATCGCTCCCGCCATCGGCCCTGCGATGAAGCGCAAGCCGGCCACGAAGCGAGCGATCAGCACGGCCTTATCGCCGTGGGCGCGAAAGAACAGTCGA includes:
- a CDS encoding DedA family protein — translated: MHHLNPTEIELLLQQWGYVGIFACVLLGNIGIPLPEESVVLAAGFLAGREILGLKTVILVAFTSAVIGDNLGYLLGRTGGRRVLIRVGQMRKGMRRRYLRFRLFFRAHGDKAVLIARFVAGLRFIAGPMAGAMRMRFWRFLFFNVLGAALWCTTISYLGFVLGDQWERFAAFARHTGNWLMIAAAIAVLALVLGPAWLRQRPLRTPVKRAL